The Oikeobacillus pervagus genome contains a region encoding:
- a CDS encoding glycogen biosynthesis protein GlgD — protein sequence MKRRSNQNNPEQKTKNGINPERYEFAAENSPVDQLKRKNAKTSQPVKSKQS from the coding sequence TTGAAGAGACGTTCTAATCAAAATAACCCGGAGCAAAAAACAAAAAATGGCATAAATCCAGAACGATATGAATTTGCCGCTGAAAATAGCCCTGTGGACCAACTAAAAAGGAAAAATGCCAAAACAAGTCAACCAGTAAAATCAAAGCAATCATAA
- a CDS encoding YtzC family protein: MATRDSMDQFIQRCEDVFRQAQDQYKEGHLQGHYHDEEYTESMQQLEELYNDLLQLYNSANSQQREMLDRKRFQLQQLQNNMILLDHDRYGGRMF; this comes from the coding sequence ATGGCAACAAGAGATTCGATGGATCAATTCATCCAGCGTTGTGAAGATGTATTTAGACAAGCACAAGATCAGTATAAAGAAGGGCATCTCCAAGGACATTATCATGATGAAGAATATACAGAATCGATGCAACAACTAGAAGAACTATATAATGATCTATTGCAACTATATAATAGTGCAAATAGCCAACAAAGAGAGATGTTAGACCGAAAACGATTTCAACTACAACAGCTTCAAAATAATATGATTTTATTAGATCATGATCGGTATGGAGGGAGAATGTTTTGA